One Clupea harengus chromosome 3, Ch_v2.0.2, whole genome shotgun sequence DNA window includes the following coding sequences:
- the LOC105910323 gene encoding zinc finger protein 527-like isoform X1 — MAATYWSPTETQALLAVWSDKAVQDDLDGATRNERVFRDISSKLEEMGISRSYKQCREKIKKLKAQYKNIVDHNRSGSNRTKFRWFDMMDAVLGGKSPTTGGRRIESDNVLPLFETVVQEEQAGPGSSCRRTSPHSHKAVGAEVTCTIIPSPNDLPPEESLCLPPLRCSTPQHRSHNVPLSSLRLCVPPLRLLSAFMWQVAEQRRVKYYNRLEEFVSVVLEMVPDLLSAKERAELLLGLRARFILELCRDTPSVKLNIMQPHLDRLRMIAETASIDRSGDPMVDVAVRNFVDLIQIILKSPQEKKRYFQDIYPLHYGAKYDTALQSLVWEFLCRLEELLPVPSFHQAASWFDEDPLHLEDSLQMEPKKVQNLLQYVKTFGHLDPGSSSSPITPNTILSTMSVSMTPLLRPHEQTDSEKRVSTSHETQISVNKGDRHGDMDEDMDGWMMDDEDRGGDVDEDIQKYLNDEDPRRDMDEKHLKEQKVEKPELNGYRSESQESTDNSRSEKGAPRSSRSGPGVSPPRSSPLETASKRISTAVSSASEPLEHVCSECGKAFFSKPGLIGHKQSHTKEKRHVTVIHANEKSHSCTVCGIEFETKFDLKKHHTVHTEQRPHLCSYCGKTFRCRNTLVCHVRVHTGERPYGCSVCGKRFIQCSDLAAHKRLHTGERPYLCSVCGKGFATSGALIVHTRLHTGERPYKCEICGKSYLQLCNLVVHKRYHTKERPYPCTVCDKRFSTRNQLTRHMRTHTGEKPYECLLCGKRFSAATPMKIHQRVHR; from the exons ATGGCAGCGACTTATTGGTCTCCCACAGAAACGCAAGCCCTGCTTGCTGTCTGGAGTGATAAGGCTGTACAGGACGACCTGGATGGGGCTACACGGAACGAACGAGTGTTCCGAGACATCTCGTCCAAGTTGGAGGAGATGGGCATCAGCCGCAGCTACAAACAGTgtagagaaaaaataaaaaaactcaaggctcaatacaaaaacattgtGGACCACAACAGAAGCGGGTCGAACAGGACTAAATTCCGGTGGTTCGACATGATGGACGCGGTTTTGGgagggaagtccccaaccactGGAGGACGAAGAATCGAGTCTGACAATGTCCTACCGTTGTTCGAGACAG tggtgCAAGAGGAACAAGCTGGCCCCGGTAGCAGCTGCCGGAGAAcctcaccacactcacacaaggcAGTCGGGGCTGAGGTTACATGTACCATCATACCATCACCAAACGATCTGCCGCCCGAGGAGTCACTGTGTTTGCCACCCCTACGCTGCTCCACGCCTCAGCACAGGTCGCACAATG TTCCCCTATCCTCCCTGCGCCTCTGTGTCCCACCACTGCGGCTGCTTTCAGCGTTCATGTGGCAGGTGGCAGAACAGCGCCGAGTCAAATACTACAACAGGCTGGAGGAGTTTGTCTCCGTTGTTTTGGAGATGGTCCCAGACCTACTGAGTGCTAAGGAAAGGGCTGAACTACTCCTTGGCCTGAGagcaagg TTCATTCTGGAATTATGCCGGGATACGCCATCAGTGAAACTCAATATAATGCAGCCACACCTGGACCGACTCCGTATGATTGCTGAAACTGCCTCCATTGATAGG AGTGGAGATCCAATGGTAGATGTTGCTGTGAGAAACTTTGTGGATCTAATCCAAATCATCCTGAAGAGTCCTCAAGAGAAGAAGCGTTACTTCCAG GACATCTACCCATTGCATTATGGTGCCAAATATGACACAGCACTGCAGTCACTTGTGTGGGAATTCCTGTGCAGACTGGAAGAACTACTACCGGTGCCTAGCTTCCATCAG GCAGCTTCTTGGTTTGACGAAGACCCCTTACACTTGGAGGATTCCCTACAAATGGAACCAAAAAAAGTTCAGAATTTGTTGCAATATGTCAAAACCTTTGGACACTTGGACCCAG GATCTTCATCGTCACCCATCACGCCAAACACTATTCTCTCCACAATGTCTGTCTCCATGACTCCATTACTTAGACCCCATGAACAAACTGACTCTGAGAAACGAGTATCAACATCCCATGAAACCCAGATTTCAGTGAATAAAGGAGACAGACATGGAGATATGGATGAagacatggatggatggatgatggatgatGAAGACAGAGGTGGAGATGTGGATGAAGACATTCAGAAATATTTGAATGATGAAGATCCACGGCGAGACATGGATGAGAAACATTTGAAGGAACAGAAGGTGGAGAAACCTGAACTTAATG GTTACAGGAGTGAGAGTCAGGAGAGCACTGACAACAGCAGGAGTGAGAAGGGGGCCCCAAGATCCAGTCGAAGTGGGCCTGGGGTATCTCCACCACGCAGCAGCCCACTCGAGACGGCCTCTAAGAGAATCAGCACAGCCGTTTCCTCTGCAAGTGAGCCACTAGAGCATGTATGCTCTGAATGTGGCAAAGCCTTCTTTTCAAAACCAGGTCTGATTGGACACAAACAATCCCATACCAAAGAGAAGCGTCATGTCACAGTCATTCATGCGAATGAGAAGAGTCACTCgtgtactgtgtgtggaattgagTTTGAAACCAAATTTGATCTAAAAAAGCATCACACCGTTCACACAGAGCAGCGGCCCCACCTTTGCTCTTATTGTGGTAAGACATTTAGGTGTCGGAACACATTGGTGTGCCACGTACGTGTGCACACAGGGGAACGACCCTATGGCTGCTCCGTTTGTGGAAAGAGATTCATCCAGTGCTCAGATTTGGCAGCTCATAAGCGATTGCACACTGGTGAGAGACCCTACCTGTGTTCTGTTTGTGGCAAAGGTTTTGCTACCTCAGGGGCTTTGATAGTTCATACAAGACTTCATACTGGAGAACGCCCATACAAGTGTGAAATCTGTGGGAAAAGCTATCTGCAATTGTGCAATCTGGTTGTACATAAGAGATATCACACAAAGGAGAGGCCGTATCCGTGTACAGTGTGTGATAAACGATTTAGCACACGTAACCAGTTGACAAGACATATGAGAACACATACGGGGGAAAAACCCTATGAATGTCTTTTGTGTGGAAAGAGATTTTCAGCTGCAACACCTATGAAAATACATCAGCGTGTACATAGGTAA